TATTGCCTGTTTCATATGTGTAAAGTCTTCTGTATAAATAATGTTGACCATTTAACATCTGCCAAGCGATTGTATCAGCTAAATTTCTATAAATATCAGATTGATAATCTAAAATAGTTGTCTGTTTTGTTAGATTATTTTCAGCTTCTTTATTACGTTCTCTTTTTGCTTGTTTTATTTCTTCAAAGTAATTTTTGGATTTTACTTGCAATAATTTGAGTTCTTCAATTATTTTGATTTGGGCAATTTTAAAACCTTCAAAACAAAGTCTATTAAGTTCTTTTGGATCAAATTCTACAGATGGAGTTTTTCCTTTGAACATTGTATAAACACCATATCTTGATGAATAAAAAAAGATTTCTTTTATCTTATCTTCAAATACTTTTTGGTCTTCTTCAATGTCCATATTTTTGGTTTTAGCCTTGCTGATAACGTTCTGCTACTACAGCGGGTTTGGGACTAAATTAAGCCCTATTTTCGGATTTGCAAAATCATGCCAAATACAAAACCATCTTTCCATTAAACCAATTGCCCAAATCCGTTGTAGTAGCTGTTAGCTGTAGCCTTTTAATTTAGTTTCAGTTTCATCATTATGTCTGTTTGTTCATCGTCTCCCAATTTAAAAATGTGTTTGTCAAATGCAACAAAACCATTTTTTTCATAAAACCGGATTGCTCTTGGATTTTCTTCCCAAACACCCAACCAAGCATATTCAGAACCTTTATGTTTAGCAACTTCGATTGCTTTACTATAAAGTAATTGACCAATGCTTTTTCCATGAAATTCTTTTGAAACATAGATTCTCTCAATTTCAAGTGCTTTATTGTCTTTCAATTCGGTTTGCGATTCTCCAAAATTGACTTTTAAATAGCCTATTACTTCATTATCAATCTTCGCAAAGTAAAACTCGGAATTTTCATTGTTTAGTTCTGTGGTTAATTTTTCAACTGAGAAACCTTCTTTGAGATAGGATTTCATGTTTTCCTCGGAATTTGAATCTGCAAATGTTTCCTTAAAAGTTTGCAACCCAATTTTTTGTAATTCGTTAATATCACTTATTGTTACTTTTATAATTGTTATGGGTTTCATTTTAAATTTTTTTAGGCGTTATGTTTTAAATTCCATTCATAATTAAGCCAATCGTTGTTTTCTTTGGCTCCCAATTTTTCATAAAATTTTTTGCCTCCTTCGTTCCAGGGTGCAACAGTCCATTTTATTTGTTCGCAATTATTTTTTATTGCTTCTTCTTTTAGCGCTAACATTAATTTTTCGCCAATTTTATGACCTCTATAATTTTCATCAACATATAGTTCTTTCATATAAATTGCTGGTCGGTTTTGTGCTGTATAAGGTAGAAAATAATAAACGAGAATTCCCGTAATTTGCTCGTTGTATTCAGCAACAATACAATAGAAGTCTGGTGAATCCTTTCGAAAGCCACTCTCTTTTACTATTTCAGGAGTTATAGCAAAACTGTCAATGTATTTTTCAAAAACAGCCAATTCTTTCATTATGTTCCAAATTTTTTCACTGTCTTTTTCTACAGATTTTCTTATTGTTATATTCATTTTTTCTAAATTTTGGACAAAGTTCTGAATATGGTCTGAGGAAAAATTATACAAATGATAAAAAATGAATCTTATTTTATATTTGTTCTAATACGGCTTAAACTTACTTGTGTTATGCCTAAATATGAAGCGATGTACCCTAGTTGAACTCTTTGAATCAAGTCTGGATAGTTTTTTAAAAGTTCAATATATCGTTCAGTAGCAGTTCCGAGTTGTCGGGAAATAAGTCTTTCTTCTGCTTTTATGAGTTCATTTTCTGCGAACTTTCTACCCCAATTTGCAATTTCAATATTCTCATTAAATAGATTTTTAAGGTTTTCCGTGTTAAGTTTATAAAGAACACAATCTTCTAATAGCTCGATGCTTTCATATCCTTTTTGATTGGCTATATAGCTTTTCAAAGAAGCTATTGTATCACCTTCTTTTCCAAAAGAAAAGGTAATTTCGTCATCGTCTATAATAGAAAATGTCCGAGCTATTCCTATTTTGATAAAATAGATATTTTTTTCAATCTTGTCAGCTCGTATGATAATGCTATGTTTGGGAAAATTTACTTCTTCAACATTTTTTTTGAGCATAAGTTTAGCTGACGAAGAAAGTGGATGTATTTTGTCTATTATTTGGTCAATATCCATTTTTATCAGATTCTGTTATAAGGTTACAGCTAACTAGTTTATAGGTCTGACAAAGTCAGACATATCACCCCTTATTTGGGTAGATAGGTCTGATAGACATCAGACTTTATTGATTTTCAAATATATTCATTTTTTCCTACAAATCATCTAATAGGCTTTAATTCTTCGAGAACTTTTCGTACATACGAGCGTTAGTTCATTGGGTACACTAACCCACAACCACGATTCTTGTGCCTGCAGTTGCGATTCTCCTACCTGTCATCACGATTCTTGTGCCTGCAGTTGCGATACTCCTGCCTGCAGTCACGATTCTCCTGCCTGTCATCACGATTCTCGAGCCTGCAGTTGCGATTCTCCTACCTGTCATCACGATTCTTGTGCCTGCAGTTGCGATACTCCTGCCTGTACTTACGATTCTCGAGCCTTTAGTTAAGATTCTCGTATGCATTTCACGATTCTCGCATGCATTTCACGATACTCGTATGCATTTCACGATTCTCGCATGCAATTCACGATTCTCGTATGCATTTCACGATATTCGTATGCAATTCACGATTCTCGTATGCATTTCGCGATACTCGTATGCATTTCACGATTCTCGCATGCATTTCGCGATTCTCGTATGCAATTCACGATATTCGCATGCATTTCACGATTCTCGTATGCACATTTAGGATATTGCCATGCGCATTTAGGATATTGCCATGCACATTTACGATTCTCCTATGCACATTCACGATATTGCCATGCGCATTTGCGATTCTCCTATGCACATTTAGGATATTGCCATGCACATTTACGATTCTCCTATGCGCATTCACGATATTGCCATGCGCATTTGCGATTCTCCTATGCACATTTAGGATATTGCCATGCGCATTCACGATATTGCCATGCACATTATGATACGCACAAAGACAGAACCGTTGGCACCGCTTTTACGATACATTATAAGGATAAGGTTTTCAACAAAGGATAAACCCGTTTGAATTTTTCAAATTGGTGCTCATACACCAATCGATGATTTTCATTGGGGAAGAAGAATTTTTCGGGCGTATCTGCTGTCGCATGTTCAATACCGAGGGCTTTAAATCCAATCAATACTGCTCCCCAAGCCGAGGCTTCAACTGTTTCGGCTACCGCAACTTTCATCTGGAAAATATCAGCCACCATTTGCAACCAAAGGTCACTTTTTCCAAATCCGCCACTCGCCATAATCGTAATTGGGCTTCTGCTCTCAACATCAGGAAGAAGAATTTCCGTGACACTAAACAACCCCAATACAATACCTTCTAAAGTAGCCCGAATCAAATGCGCTTGAGTATGATTAATCTGAATCCCCAACAAACTACCTTGCGCCGAAGCATCCCAAATGGGAGCTCTTTCGCCCAATAAATAAGGAACAAATAATAAACCATCCGAACCGGCAGGAACAGTTTGGGCTTGTTCAAAAAGAGTTTCAAACGATGCGTCTGTTTTCAAAATAGATTCTTTCAACCATTGCAACACAATAGCGCCATTGTTAACCGCGCCCAATTTTAGATAGTGTTGGTCTAATACATGATAACATTGCGTCCGCATTTCCAAATCGATATAAGGTGCAGAAACCGGCAAACGCACTGCGCCACTGGTCCCAATCGATAATGCCATTCGCCCTTCTGCCATAGCGCCCGTGCCTAGATTGGCCAAAGCACCGTCACCGCCCCCAATGATATAACGAAAACCATCTGCAAGTCCTTGGCTTTGGTGCGTTGGTGAAACAATAACTGAAAGGTGTTGCTGTTCCAGTTCCAAATAATTTAAAATCGTACGGTCCCAGGCTAAGGTATGAATGTTCATCAATCCAGTCCCCGATGCCATCGAAGAATCAATCACATATTCTCCCGTCAGATGATGCCAAATATATTCTTTGATACTAATGAATTTAAAAGTCTTTGCCCACAGCACCGCATCGTTCTTTTTGAACCAATCCATTTTAGTCATCGGTGAAAAAGGATGAATAGGAATCCCGGTCTTTTGATAAAACGAACGACCTGCTGCTGAATTCTTCAGGGTTTCAGCTAAAGCACAAGCGCGATTATCAGCCCATAAAACAGCATCAGTGAGCGGGTTTCCGGTAGCGTCAATCGCCATAATGCTTTGCATCGCCGAACTAAAACTGATGAATTCCGGTTGAATACCGCTCGTAATTTCCGCAATACAATCTAAAACTGCCGATAAAATTTCTCCCGGTTTCTGCACACTCCAGTTGGGTTCCGGATGATACATAGGATAATTTTTCGTCAATTGGCGCAGGACTTTTCCGCCGCTGTCAAAACAAACCGCCTTTGTTGCCGTAGTGCCAATGTCAATCCCGATGTAGCTCTTTTTCATCTTTTATCCAATAAATACATTCAATACCAAAACGCCAATTAATCCCATAACACCAATAATAGTTTCCATCACAGTCCACGTTTTAAAAGTGTCTTTCAGGCTGATGCCAAAGTATTCTTTAAACATCCAAAAACCGGTATCATTCACATGAGAACACATTAAACTTCCTGCCCCAATAGAAAGCACCATCAATTCAGGACTGATTCCGGAGCTGACCACCAGCGGTTGTACGATTCC
This region of Flavobacterium lacustre genomic DNA includes:
- a CDS encoding GNAT family N-acetyltransferase, producing MKPITIIKVTISDINELQKIGLQTFKETFADSNSEENMKSYLKEGFSVEKLTTELNNENSEFYFAKIDNEVIGYLKVNFGESQTELKDNKALEIERIYVSKEFHGKSIGQLLYSKAIEVAKHKGSEYAWLGVWEENPRAIRFYEKNGFVAFDKHIFKLGDDEQTDIMMKLKLN
- a CDS encoding GNAT family N-acetyltransferase; the encoded protein is MNITIRKSVEKDSEKIWNIMKELAVFEKYIDSFAITPEIVKESGFRKDSPDFYCIVAEYNEQITGILVYYFLPYTAQNRPAIYMKELYVDENYRGHKIGEKLMLALKEEAIKNNCEQIKWTVAPWNEGGKKFYEKLGAKENNDWLNYEWNLKHNA
- a CDS encoding Crp/Fnr family transcriptional regulator — its product is MDIDQIIDKIHPLSSSAKLMLKKNVEEVNFPKHSIIIRADKIEKNIYFIKIGIARTFSIIDDDEITFSFGKEGDTIASLKSYIANQKGYESIELLEDCVLYKLNTENLKNLFNENIEIANWGRKFAENELIKAEERLISRQLGTATERYIELLKNYPDLIQRVQLGYIASYLGITQVSLSRIRTNIK
- a CDS encoding gluconokinase — protein: MKKSYIGIDIGTTATKAVCFDSGGKVLRQLTKNYPMYHPEPNWSVQKPGEILSAVLDCIAEITSGIQPEFISFSSAMQSIMAIDATGNPLTDAVLWADNRACALAETLKNSAAGRSFYQKTGIPIHPFSPMTKMDWFKKNDAVLWAKTFKFISIKEYIWHHLTGEYVIDSSMASGTGLMNIHTLAWDRTILNYLELEQQHLSVIVSPTHQSQGLADGFRYIIGGGDGALANLGTGAMAEGRMALSIGTSGAVRLPVSAPYIDLEMRTQCYHVLDQHYLKLGAVNNGAIVLQWLKESILKTDASFETLFEQAQTVPAGSDGLLFVPYLLGERAPIWDASAQGSLLGIQINHTQAHLIRATLEGIVLGLFSVTEILLPDVESRSPITIMASGGFGKSDLWLQMVADIFQMKVAVAETVEASAWGAVLIGFKALGIEHATADTPEKFFFPNENHRLVYEHQFEKFKRVYPLLKTLSL